A window from Acidobacteriota bacterium encodes these proteins:
- the glgA gene encoding glycogen synthase GlgA, producing the protein MAPIAKVGGLGDVTQSLADELRRRGHDVRVFLPRYAAIKADRHPAYPVAGASSIDVPVSGRIVRAALSASEPAGIPSIYYIENDAYFGRKGIYDDPDTREGYPDSAERFIFFQRAALEALRTVGFRPDVIHCHDQHTALVPAYLKRTLAQDPFFAGVGTVFTIHNLGYQGIYPPGTMALAGFPMEAFYPMSPFEFFDRMNFMKTGITLADVVTTVSPTYAREICTAERGEGLDGVLREKGADLVGILNGIDPDVWNPAKDPALPVHYTAASPAGKSTCREELLKRMSLAPIGGAMLIGIVTRLAEQKGLDLIEAAMERLMGLHVQLAVLGTGQERFHRMLTEAAARWPAKVTVKFGFSEDLAHLIEAGADSFLMPSRYEPCGLNQMYSLRYGTVPVVRATGGLADSVVDADAKGAAGDGFSFTDYTPEAMLDAVTRSVRAFKDRSRWAAIVKRGMERDFTWARSASAYEQVYQRAVARAATRALV; encoded by the coding sequence ATGGCCCCGATCGCGAAGGTCGGCGGCCTCGGAGACGTGACACAGAGCCTCGCGGACGAGCTGCGGCGGCGGGGGCACGACGTCCGCGTCTTCCTCCCGCGCTATGCCGCAATCAAGGCCGATCGGCACCCCGCGTACCCCGTGGCGGGGGCCTCGTCGATCGACGTGCCGGTCTCAGGGAGGATCGTGAGGGCGGCGCTCTCGGCCTCCGAGCCGGCCGGGATCCCCTCAATCTACTACATCGAGAACGACGCCTACTTCGGGCGGAAGGGGATCTACGACGACCCGGACACGCGCGAGGGGTATCCCGACAGCGCGGAGCGGTTCATCTTCTTCCAGCGGGCCGCGCTCGAGGCGCTGCGCACGGTGGGCTTCCGCCCGGACGTCATCCACTGCCACGATCAGCACACGGCGCTCGTCCCCGCCTACCTCAAGCGCACCCTCGCGCAGGATCCGTTCTTCGCGGGGGTGGGGACGGTCTTCACGATCCACAACCTCGGGTACCAGGGGATCTACCCCCCGGGGACGATGGCGCTCGCTGGGTTCCCCATGGAAGCTTTCTACCCGATGAGCCCGTTCGAGTTCTTCGACAGGATGAACTTCATGAAGACGGGGATCACCCTCGCCGACGTCGTGACCACCGTGTCGCCGACGTACGCCCGGGAGATCTGCACCGCCGAGCGCGGGGAGGGGCTCGACGGCGTGCTGCGCGAGAAGGGAGCCGACCTCGTCGGCATCCTCAACGGCATCGATCCCGACGTCTGGAACCCCGCGAAGGACCCCGCGCTTCCGGTCCATTACACCGCGGCCAGCCCCGCGGGCAAGTCGACGTGCCGCGAGGAGCTGCTGAAGCGGATGTCGCTCGCGCCGATCGGGGGGGCGATGCTGATCGGGATCGTGACGAGGCTCGCCGAGCAGAAGGGGCTCGACCTCATCGAGGCCGCCATGGAGCGGCTGATGGGCCTCCACGTCCAGCTCGCGGTGCTCGGGACGGGCCAGGAGAGGTTTCACAGGATGCTCACCGAGGCCGCGGCCCGGTGGCCCGCGAAGGTCACCGTGAAGTTCGGGTTCAGCGAGGATCTCGCGCACCTGATCGAGGCGGGGGCCGACTCGTTCCTCATGCCCTCGAGGTACGAGCCGTGCGGCCTGAACCAGATGTACTCGCTCCGCTACGGCACCGTGCCGGTCGTGCGGGCGACGGGGGGCCTCGCCGACAGCGTGGTGGACGCGGACGCGAAGGGCGCGGCGGGGGACGGCTTCTCGTTCACCGACTACACGCCTGAGGCGATGCTCGACGCCGTGACGCGCTCGGTCAGGGCGTTCAAGGATCGATCGCGCTGGGCCGCGATCGTGAAGCGGGGCATGGAGCGTGATTTCACCTGGGCGCGATCGGCTTCGGCTTACGAGCAGGTCTACCAGCGCGCCGTGGCCCGGGCGGCGACGAGGGCGCTGGTCTAG
- a CDS encoding PAS domain S-box protein, whose product MSEASRASEVEAIGESLAAAGIALFVAGRRGELQFVNAALAEALHAIPARTLDDIFAGGWGTRGAPGRPGWPRPGVERLVRLNGEPPRFFSLVTAPWPGDRRLGILVECTERVRKDAARLERDLYLTRAAEDSADAFVSLDNDGTIRQWNDGARLMFGYLAAEALGKPYDALLVPQDVRERGDIARIDHLMARDGFVRGYETVRMAKGGKPIPVELTVTPLADESGRAAGRSVIYRDISERMRLEAALRKTVDELKEANGNIRRNQERLIALEKLSAIGEMSARVAHEIRTPLVTIGGFANTLMRETPPESPQRQYLEIIREEVRRLEAIVSEILEYVRPPRTDYEPCDLNDVVRQSLRPFEGGLGEKHVALVLRLMDDLPAIKASRYQIHQVFTNLIQNAVQAMPEGGTLTLTTTGGTNHVSVRVSDTGCGIPASDHRRIFKPFYTTKPSGSGLGLAITSQIVVQHNGTIGFESAEGKGTTFDVRLPLDRETAE is encoded by the coding sequence GTGAGCGAGGCGAGTCGGGCTTCCGAGGTCGAGGCGATCGGCGAGAGTCTCGCCGCCGCCGGCATCGCGCTGTTCGTCGCCGGCCGGCGCGGCGAGCTGCAGTTCGTCAACGCGGCGCTCGCCGAGGCGCTCCACGCGATCCCGGCCCGCACCCTCGACGACATCTTCGCCGGAGGGTGGGGGACCCGCGGCGCGCCGGGACGTCCGGGGTGGCCGCGGCCCGGGGTCGAGAGGCTCGTCCGGCTCAACGGCGAGCCGCCAAGGTTCTTCAGCCTCGTCACGGCCCCCTGGCCGGGGGACCGCCGACTCGGCATCCTCGTCGAGTGCACGGAGCGCGTCAGGAAGGACGCGGCGCGCCTCGAGCGCGACCTGTACCTGACCCGCGCCGCGGAGGACTCCGCCGACGCGTTCGTGAGCCTCGACAACGACGGGACGATAAGGCAGTGGAACGACGGCGCACGGCTGATGTTCGGGTACCTCGCCGCCGAGGCCCTGGGAAAGCCGTACGACGCGCTGCTCGTCCCCCAGGACGTCCGCGAGCGCGGGGACATCGCGCGCATCGATCACCTGATGGCGCGCGACGGATTCGTGCGCGGGTACGAGACGGTCCGGATGGCGAAGGGAGGCAAGCCGATCCCCGTGGAGCTGACCGTCACCCCGCTGGCCGACGAGTCGGGGCGGGCCGCCGGCCGCTCCGTCATCTACCGGGACATCTCGGAGCGGATGCGCCTCGAGGCCGCGCTGCGCAAGACGGTGGACGAGCTCAAGGAGGCCAACGGAAACATCCGCCGGAACCAGGAGCGGCTCATCGCGCTCGAGAAGCTCTCGGCGATCGGCGAGATGTCGGCGCGCGTGGCGCACGAGATCCGCACGCCTCTCGTCACGATCGGCGGCTTCGCCAACACGCTGATGCGCGAGACGCCGCCCGAGTCGCCCCAGCGGCAGTACCTCGAGATCATCCGCGAGGAGGTCCGGCGGCTCGAGGCGATCGTCTCGGAGATCCTCGAGTACGTCCGGCCGCCGCGCACCGACTACGAGCCGTGCGACCTGAACGACGTCGTGCGCCAGAGCCTTCGCCCCTTCGAGGGGGGCCTCGGGGAGAAGCATGTCGCGCTGGTCCTGAGGCTCATGGACGACCTCCCCGCGATCAAGGCGAGCCGCTACCAGATCCACCAGGTCTTCACGAACCTGATCCAGAACGCCGTGCAGGCGATGCCCGAAGGGGGGACGCTCACGCTGACGACCACCGGGGGCACGAACCACGTGAGCGTTCGGGTGTCGGACACCGGATGCGGCATCCCGGCGTCGGACCACCGGCGGATCTTCAAACCGTTCTACACCACGAAACCCTCCGGCTCGGGGCTGGGGCTCGCGATCACCTCGCAGATCGTCGTCCAGCACAACGGGACGATCGGGTTCGAGAGCGCCGAGGGGAAGGGGACCACGTTCGATGTCAGACTGCCGCTGGACCGGGAGACCGCCGAGTGA
- the galT gene encoding galactose-1-phosphate uridylyltransferase — MTELRHDPIQRRWVIIATDRSKRPTDFLQETAEMGGGGFCPFCTGHEDKTPPEIFALRRNGGAANGPGWDVRVIPNKFPALMIEGGLEKKAIGIYDRMRGVGAHEVIVETPDHAMDLAEMPVEQLATVVGIYRDRLGDLLKDRRFKYILIFRNHGAIAGASLAHPHTQIIATPVTPLQVAVELDSAKQHHQIKERCLFCDIIAQEIDEGKRIVYLDDQFIAFAPYASRFPFEIQLAPRQHLHNFADASDADVVGLARAMRDVLGRLRKALKDPPYNFVFHTSPNTETTHKRAHYWQSLQFDFHWHVEILPRLTRVAGFEWGTGFYINPTAPEDAAKFLKEVQP; from the coding sequence TGATCATCGCCACGGATCGGAGCAAGCGTCCCACCGACTTCCTCCAGGAGACGGCCGAGATGGGCGGCGGGGGCTTCTGCCCCTTCTGCACCGGGCACGAGGACAAGACGCCTCCCGAGATCTTCGCCCTTCGCCGGAACGGCGGGGCCGCGAACGGTCCCGGCTGGGACGTGCGCGTCATCCCCAACAAGTTTCCCGCCCTCATGATCGAGGGGGGGCTCGAGAAGAAGGCGATCGGCATCTACGACCGGATGCGCGGGGTCGGCGCCCACGAGGTCATCGTCGAGACGCCGGACCACGCGATGGATCTCGCCGAGATGCCCGTCGAGCAGCTCGCGACCGTCGTGGGCATCTACCGCGATCGGCTGGGCGACCTCCTGAAGGATCGTCGCTTCAAGTACATCCTCATCTTCCGGAACCACGGCGCCATCGCGGGGGCCTCCCTCGCGCACCCGCACACGCAGATCATCGCGACGCCGGTGACGCCGCTCCAGGTCGCGGTCGAGCTGGATTCGGCGAAGCAGCATCATCAGATCAAGGAGCGCTGCCTCTTCTGCGACATCATCGCGCAGGAGATCGACGAGGGGAAGCGCATCGTCTACCTCGACGATCAGTTCATCGCTTTCGCGCCCTACGCCTCCCGGTTCCCGTTCGAGATCCAGCTCGCGCCGAGGCAGCACCTCCACAACTTCGCGGACGCGAGCGACGCCGACGTCGTCGGCCTTGCGCGCGCCATGCGCGACGTTCTGGGGCGGCTCCGCAAGGCGCTCAAGGATCCGCCGTACAACTTCGTCTTCCACACCTCCCCCAACACCGAGACGACGCACAAGCGGGCCCACTACTGGCAGAGCCTGCAGTTCGACTTCCACTGGCACGTGGAGATCCTGCCGCGCCTCACCCGGGTGGCGGGATTCGAGTGGGGGACCGGCTTCTACATCAACCCGACGGCGCCCGAGGACGCCGCGAAGTTCCTGAAGGAGGTCCAGCCCTGA